One Rosa chinensis cultivar Old Blush chromosome 5, RchiOBHm-V2, whole genome shotgun sequence genomic region harbors:
- the LOC112202267 gene encoding uncharacterized protein LOC112202267 yields the protein MALEFRSHKDDAWYDARLFTEDTGAGLRLRITFANFSDAHDEFVGANDLAALPDLDALRSRVRRLSLQLQDSECSSVDRGLLVCAARSVHPDDRRFFDAFVDGVVHEEHRVGEGGQEECTCSFILEWIHGPQVGTLSVVALENICRVRLPAVDEEIDPALTSFVNAVKEKMIENTFSNSIENSGGGDCDNESSSRLRKRHKGSSSQLNKDTSHVRRSLTPSSSSKEIMDNISARDGHDMDVGGLPHMILVENLEKGISSFTIMEFIYQQLSISCKAFVSLSKQSEVYTRGTIMLNSKKNLDKLSEFLGSPDRIIISSTGRPWVLTEKIPMDGTIRASIEPFKRTSQATLECKTPSSNEVKVIMSGSPEYTKAKQLKDLFEEFTNHQCGLHQRLLQEEGKIMRLAM from the exons ATGGCGTTAGAGTTCCGGTCCCACAAGGACGACGCCTGGTACGACGCCCGCCTATTCACGGAGGACACCGGCGCCGGTCTCCGCCTCAGAATCACCTTCGCCAACTTCTCCGACGCCCACGACGAGTTCGTCGGCGCCAACGACCTCGCCGCCCTCCCAGACCTAGACGCATTGCGCTCCCGCGTCCGCCGCCTCTCCCTCCAGCTCCAGGACTCCGAGTGCTCCTCCGTCGACAGAGGCCTCCTCGTCTGCGCCGCCCGCTCCGTCCACCCCGACGACCGCCGCTTCTTCGACGCCTTCGTCGACGGG GTTGTGCATGAGGAGCATAGGGTTGGGGAGGGAGGGCAGGAGGAGTGCACATGCAGCTTTATTCTGGAGTGGATTCACGGCCCGCAAGTTGGGACTCTCAGTGTGGTGGCGCTTGAGAATATTTGCAGAGTCCGGCTGCCGGCGGTGGACGAAGAGATTGACCCGGCGTTGACCTCTTTTGTTAACGCGGTCAAGGAGAAGATGATTGAGAACACTTTTTCGAATTCGATTGAGAATTCTGGTGGTGGTGATTGTGACAATGAGTCTAGTAGTAGGCTCAGGAAGAGGCACAAGGGAAGCTCTTCTCAGCTGAACAAG GATACAAGCCATGTCAGGAGATCCTTAACTCCAAGCTCATCTTCCAAAG AGATAATGGACAATATTTCTGCAAGGGATGGACATGACATGGATGTTGGAGGGCTTCCCCATATGATCCTTGTTGAGAATCTTGAGAAGGGGATCTCATCATTtacaattatggaattcataTACCAGCAACTTTCAATATCATGTAAAGCATTTGTTTCTCTAAGTAAGCAATCAGAGGTTTATACAAGAGGAACCATCATGTTGAACAGCAAAAAGAACCTCGACAAGTTGTCTGAATTTTTGGGAAGTCCAGATCGCATAATCATCTCGTCAACAGGAAG GCCTTGGGTTCTGACTGAGAAAATTCCCATGGATGGCACAATAAGGGCATCGATTGAACCCTTTAAGCGTACATCTCAG GCAACATTAGAGTGTAAAACTCCAAGTAGCAATGAGGTGAAGGTTATAATGTCTGGGAGTCCAGAATACACTAAAGCTAAGCAGCTGAAGGATTTGTTCGAGGAGTTTACTAATCATCAGTGTGGACTTCATCAGAGGTTACTTCAGGAAGAGGGAAAAATCATGCGGCTAGCTATGTAA
- the LOC112167163 gene encoding choline transporter protein 1, which yields MRGPLGAVIGRYPSSDGSDQMSSIIRHNRKCKDLVFLVIFIAFWVAMIVNSSFGFNQGNPLRLTYGLDYKGNVCGDRHAKPGLRELELKYWLNPNQVYLSGLKDNQFELADARSICLLDCPAPSEDTLNWVCDYPEGEIRLAMNDWIDRNYDYFEFLTPEMRNASLQLRGPCYPVIFPSVNVYWSCQFIARPSNNSLKHWQQMGGVNINEDIIIDKSIHSSINSRSAVLKRYMADIGKSWRVLLVCGGIVPLALSLIWLLLIRHFVAAMPWITVALFNILIISVTMFYYLKAGWIGNDAISPIIGEHDPYIRIIGRELHHLRAVAVLMTFIMVVSVLTSIAIVRRILMATSVLKVAAKVIGEAQALIIFPIIPYTILGVFYMIWFSAAFHLFSSGQVVQNSCNSNCCAYDLASKQVHCDRCCGYSIHYTPHIGIAILFHLFGCYWATQFFKAASSTVIAGSVASYYWARGETSGEIPFLPVFSSMKRLMRYSLGSVALGSLIVSFVESIRFMLESIRRRLKVSGTTPNNWFGKAAFSTARFCLSCIEWTIKSVNRNAYIMIAITGKSFCKSSAVATELIISNILRIGRVNVIGDVILFLGKLCVSLSTALFAFLMLDTHRYKSAHNKISSPLFPVLVCWALGYVVATLFFAVVEMSIDTIILSFCQDSEEHQGTAQYAPPLLIETLNDENEMQRLTQGSNDIP from the exons ATGAGGGGTCCTTTGGGGGCAGTGATAGGGAGGTACCCATCAAGTGATGGGAGTGACCAGATGAGCTCAATCATCAGGCACAACAGGAAATGCAAGGACCTTGTGTTCCTGGTCATCTTTATAGCCTTCTGGGTTGCTATGATTGTCAACTCAAGCTTTGGATTCAATCAAGGAAACCCATTAAG GCTCACTTATGGACTGGACTACAAAGGAAATGTTTGTGGCGACAGGCATGCAAAACCTGGTCTTCGGGAACTCGAACTCAAATATTGGTTAAATCCAAACCAGGTTTACCTGAGTGGTCTAAAAGACAATCAGTTCGAGCTGGCCGATGCCCGGAGTATATGCCTATTGGATTGCCCCGCCCCTTCTGAAGATACACTGAATTGGGTGTGTGATTACCCTGAAGGAGAGATCCGTCTCGCAATGAATGATTGGATTGACAGGAATTATGATTACTTTGAGTTCCTTACTCCTGAAATGCGAAATGCCTCTCTTCAACTTCGGGGTCCTTGTTACCCTGTCATATTTCCTAGTGTAAACG TCTATTGGAGCTGCCAATTTATTGCTCGTCCGTCAAACAATTCGCTGAAGCATTGGCAGCAAATGGGTGGAGTGAATATTAATGAGGACATTATTATAGACAAATCTATTCACAGTTCCATCAATTCTCGGTCAGCTGTCTTAAAG AGATACATGGCCGATATTGGAAAGTCATGGCGAGTGCTGCTTGTTTGTGGAGGAATCGTGCCACTGGCTTTGTCATTGATTTGGCTGCTTCTGATTCGTCATTTTGTTGCTGCAATGCCTTGGATAACAGTGGCCCTCTTTAATATTCTCATAATATCAGTCACAATGTTTTACTACTTGAAAG CTGGATGGATAGGAAATGATGCCATCTCCCCAATCATTGGTGAGCACGATCCGTACATTCGCATAATTGGAAGG GAGTTACATCATCTCCGTGCTGTTGCAGTTCTCATGACCTTTATTATGGTTGTTTCTGTTCTTACATCAATTGCTATAGTTCGCCGCATCCTTATGGCAACATCTGTCCTTAAG GTTGCTGCCAAGGTCATAGGAGAAGCTCAAGCACTCATAATATTTCCAATAATTCCATATACCATCCTTGGAGTTTTTTACATGATCTGGTTTTCAGCTGCTTTTCACCTGTTCAGTTCTGGTCAAGTAGTCCAGAATAGCTGCAACTCGAACTGCTGTGCCTATGATCTTGCATCAAAACAAGTTCACTGTGATCGTTGTTGCGGTTATAGCATTCATTACACTCCTCATATTGGAATTGCTATCCTTTTCCACCTATTTGGGTGTTATTGGGCTACACAGTTTTTCAAAGCAGCCTCTTCAACTGTTATTGCTGGTTCTGTGGCCTCTTACTATTGGGCTCGTGGTGAAACATCA GGTGAAATACCATTTCTTCCGGTCTTTTCCTCTATGAAACGGCTGATGCGCTATAGCCTCGGGTCGGTGGCTCTTGGCTCCCTGATTGTGTCATTTGTGGAATCAATAAGGTTTATGCTCGAGTCAATTCGTCGCCGATTAAAAGTTTCTGGTACCACGCCTAATAACTGGTTCGGAAAGGCTGCATTCTCTACTGCTAGGTTTTGCCTGAGCTGTATTGAGTGGACAATCAAGTCGGTTAATCGCAATGCCTACATTATG ATTGCTATAACAGGCAAAAGCTTCTGCAAGTCTTCTGCAGTTGCTACAGAACTGATCATCAGTAACATCCTTCGGATAGGGAGGGTGAACGTGATTGGAGATGTGATACTATTCCTTGGCAAATTGTGTGTCAGCCTATCAACTGCCCTTTTTGCTTTTCTTATGTTGGATACCCACAGATACAAATCTGCGCATAACAAGATCTCTTCTCCACTGTTTCCAGTGTTG GTTTGCTGGGCCCTTGGTTATGTGGTTGCTACACTTTTCTTTGCtgtggtggagatgtcaatcgaTACGATCATTCTTTCATTCTGCCAGGATTCCGAAGAGCACCAAGGGACTGCACAGTATGCCCCTCCACTTCTCATCGAAACTCTAAATGACGAAAATGAGATGCAGAGACTTACCC